One window of Candidatus Methylomirabilota bacterium genomic DNA carries:
- a CDS encoding cytochrome P450 translates to MSIRTLPRGPKGHLLLGSLGDFQRDQLAFYASCAHDYGDVVPIRFGPRRALLLYHPEAIEEVLVTRSRDFVKSPGARLLRPLLGEGLLLSEGSTWLRQRRLVQPAFHRQRLAGYGEIMTTYTERRLADWKDSQVVDIHAEMMALTLEIVAKTLFDADVSDQTGAVGHAANALAEHFGARLRSFRLLPDWVPTPANLRSARAIRRLDQVIYAMIAARRSSGEDRGDLLSILLHTQDADDGTGMTDRQVRDEAMTLFMAGHETTAVALSWTWYLLAQHPQVEARLTEELRAVLGGRAPALADVPRLTYTERVVTESMRLYPPAYVMGRQAARPTQVAGYPVARNVIVVMPTWIVHRDARWFDEPETFRPERWADERARSLPRYAYFPFGGGPRQCIGNAFATMEAVLILATIAQRYRLALVPGQYVTPTPYVTLRPEPGIRMVVTRPL, encoded by the coding sequence ATGAGCATCAGGACGCTGCCGCGGGGTCCGAAGGGACACCTCCTCCTCGGAAGCCTCGGTGACTTTCAACGTGATCAGCTTGCCTTCTACGCTTCCTGTGCGCACGACTACGGCGACGTCGTGCCGATACGTTTCGGGCCCCGCCGCGCGCTTCTGCTCTACCATCCGGAGGCCATCGAGGAAGTGCTGGTGACGAGAAGCCGGGACTTCGTGAAGAGTCCCGGCGCCCGCCTGCTTCGACCCCTGCTCGGCGAGGGCCTCCTGCTCTCCGAGGGCAGTACCTGGCTTCGCCAGCGCCGGCTCGTTCAGCCCGCGTTCCACCGCCAGCGCCTCGCCGGCTACGGCGAGATCATGACGACCTACACCGAGCGCCGCCTGGCCGACTGGAAAGACAGCCAGGTCGTCGACATTCACGCCGAGATGATGGCGCTGACCCTGGAGATCGTCGCCAAGACTCTCTTCGATGCCGACGTCTCCGACCAGACCGGCGCCGTTGGCCACGCGGCGAACGCGCTCGCGGAGCATTTCGGCGCCCGCCTGCGGAGCTTCCGGCTGCTTCCGGACTGGGTGCCCACGCCGGCCAATCTGAGATCAGCCCGGGCGATCCGGCGCCTCGATCAGGTCATCTACGCCATGATCGCCGCGCGTCGATCGAGCGGGGAGGACCGCGGCGACCTGCTCTCCATCCTCCTGCACACTCAGGATGCCGACGACGGCACGGGGATGACCGACCGGCAGGTCCGCGACGAGGCCATGACCCTCTTTATGGCGGGGCACGAGACCACCGCGGTCGCTCTATCGTGGACCTGGTACCTCCTCGCCCAGCACCCGCAGGTCGAGGCGCGGCTCACCGAGGAGCTGCGCGCTGTCCTGGGCGGTCGTGCCCCGGCCCTGGCCGACGTGCCGAGACTCACGTACACGGAGAGGGTCGTGACCGAGTCCATGCGGCTCTACCCGCCGGCGTACGTGATGGGACGACAGGCGGCAAGGCCCACCCAGGTGGCCGGCTATCCCGTCGCGCGGAACGTCATCGTCGTCATGCCCACGTGGATCGTGCATCGCGACGCCCGCTGGTTCGACGAGCCCGAGACATTCCGCCCCGAGCGCTGGGCCGACGAGCGGGCCCGCTCGCTCCCGCGCTACGCCTATTTCCCGTTCGGCGGCGGGCCGCGCCAGTGCATCGGCAACGCGTTCGCCACGATGGAAGCCGTCCTCATCCTCGCCACGATCGCCCAGCGCTACCGCCTCGCCCTCGTCCCCGGCCAGTATGTCACCCCCACACCATACGTCACGCTTCGCCCGGAGCCGGGTATTCGCATGGTGGTCACCCGCCCACTGTGA
- a CDS encoding molybdopterin-dependent oxidoreductase: protein MTTERIPGFCALCRSRCGCVSVVENGRLVAVEPDPSHPTGESLCVKGRAAPELVYAPDRLLYPMRRTRPKSDPDAGWTRIGWDEALSFTAERMRAIAERYGPEAVAFSVTTPSGTAVSDGFLWIHRLIRTFGSPNMVWAEELCAWHRDYATAFTFGVDIGTPDFDRAGCLLLWGHNPSTAYLAQATAVAEATARGAALVVVDPRRAGPAAKADQWLRVRPGTDGALALGLAGVMLAEGWYDREFIRDWTNGPLLVRQDTGRLLIAGDLSAGGHPAHHVAWDRAAGRPVPYDPAAGRFTERVGDPLLSGTVTCPTRSGPVSCAPAFEAYAALCRQYPPERVTHITGVPAGQIVETARILWERRPVSYFHWTGLEQHTNATQTVRALSLLYALTGCFDAPGGNVRPSRPPVNDLAPLSLLPEAQRAKAIGLAERPLGPARQGWATAADVYRAMLHGTPYPVRGMVGFGSNLLLSAPGAATARAALASLDFLVYADLFLTPTAALADVVLPVSSAWEREGLRVGFGPTQDGENFVQLRRPVVAPQGEARSDTWIVCELAKRLGLDAQFFGGNEDAGHRFALEPTGVTLEQLRASPGGVRVPIAARYKRYAATGADGPAGFATPSRRVEIFSAQLLEHGQAPLPDYVEPAASPVSRPDLAGRFPLRLTTAKVVQFCHSQHRSLPRLRRHSPDPLVEMHPEAAQARGIAGGDWVVVETPQATMRARARLNPSLAPEVVCSQFGWWQACEPLGLGGYDADGPASSNYNNLIDPDTADPISGTVALRSSLCQIRRGDS, encoded by the coding sequence ATGACCACCGAGCGCATCCCGGGATTCTGCGCGCTCTGCCGCTCCCGCTGCGGCTGCGTCTCGGTGGTGGAGAACGGCCGACTGGTAGCCGTCGAGCCCGATCCCTCGCACCCGACCGGCGAGAGCCTCTGCGTGAAGGGCCGCGCGGCGCCTGAACTGGTCTACGCCCCCGACCGGCTGCTCTACCCCATGCGGCGCACGCGGCCGAAGTCCGACCCCGACGCCGGCTGGACGCGGATCGGCTGGGACGAGGCGCTCTCCTTCACCGCGGAGCGCATGCGCGCGATCGCCGAACGGTATGGGCCCGAGGCGGTCGCGTTCTCCGTGACGACGCCGTCCGGCACCGCGGTGTCCGACGGGTTCCTCTGGATCCATCGTCTGATCCGCACCTTCGGCAGCCCGAACATGGTCTGGGCTGAGGAGCTGTGCGCCTGGCACCGCGACTACGCGACCGCGTTCACCTTCGGCGTCGACATCGGCACCCCCGACTTCGATCGCGCTGGCTGCCTGCTCCTGTGGGGCCACAACCCCTCGACCGCCTATCTGGCCCAGGCCACCGCGGTAGCGGAGGCGACGGCGCGCGGCGCCGCGCTCGTCGTGGTGGATCCGCGGCGCGCGGGGCCCGCGGCCAAGGCCGATCAGTGGCTGCGCGTCCGGCCGGGCACCGATGGCGCGCTCGCGCTCGGACTGGCGGGCGTCATGCTCGCCGAGGGCTGGTACGATCGCGAGTTCATTCGTGACTGGACCAACGGCCCGTTGCTCGTGCGCCAGGACACGGGCCGGCTGCTCATCGCGGGCGATCTCTCCGCCGGCGGCCATCCCGCGCACCACGTGGCGTGGGATCGAGCGGCCGGGCGGCCGGTCCCATATGATCCGGCCGCCGGCCGGTTCACGGAGCGCGTCGGGGACCCGTTGCTCTCCGGCACGGTGACCTGCCCCACCCGGTCGGGCCCCGTCTCTTGCGCGCCGGCGTTCGAGGCCTACGCCGCGCTCTGCCGGCAGTATCCACCCGAGCGCGTCACCCACATCACCGGCGTGCCCGCCGGCCAGATTGTCGAGACGGCACGGATCCTCTGGGAGCGACGCCCGGTGTCGTACTTTCACTGGACCGGGCTCGAGCAGCATACCAACGCGACCCAGACGGTCCGGGCGCTCTCGCTGCTCTACGCCCTCACCGGCTGCTTCGACGCGCCGGGCGGCAACGTGAGACCGAGCCGCCCGCCCGTCAACGACCTCGCCCCGCTGTCGCTGCTGCCGGAGGCCCAGCGCGCGAAGGCCATCGGGCTCGCCGAGCGGCCGCTGGGCCCGGCGCGCCAGGGCTGGGCCACCGCGGCCGACGTGTACCGCGCCATGCTCCACGGCACGCCCTACCCGGTCCGCGGCATGGTCGGCTTCGGGTCGAACTTGCTCCTCTCGGCGCCGGGAGCCGCGACGGCACGCGCCGCGCTCGCGAGCCTCGACTTCCTCGTCTACGCGGATCTCTTCCTGACCCCCACCGCCGCGCTGGCCGACGTGGTACTGCCGGTATCCTCGGCCTGGGAGCGCGAGGGCCTGCGCGTGGGCTTCGGTCCCACGCAGGACGGCGAGAACTTCGTCCAGCTTCGCCGGCCGGTCGTGGCGCCGCAGGGCGAGGCGCGCTCGGACACCTGGATCGTCTGCGAGCTGGCCAAGCGCCTGGGCCTGGACGCGCAGTTCTTCGGCGGCAACGAGGACGCAGGGCACCGCTTCGCGCTGGAGCCCACCGGCGTCACGCTGGAGCAGCTGCGTGCGAGCCCGGGCGGCGTGCGCGTGCCGATCGCGGCGCGGTACAAGCGCTATGCCGCCACCGGCGCCGATGGCCCCGCCGGGTTCGCCACGCCGAGCCGGCGGGTGGAGATCTTCTCCGCGCAGCTGCTCGAGCACGGACAGGCGCCGCTGCCCGACTACGTGGAGCCGGCGGCGAGCCCGGTGAGCCGGCCCGACCTGGCCGGTCGCTTTCCCCTGCGCCTCACCACCGCCAAGGTCGTGCAGTTCTGCCACAGCCAGCACCGGAGCCTGCCGCGCCTGCGCCGCCACAGCCCGGACCCGCTCGTCGAGATGCATCCCGAGGCCGCGCAGGCGCGCGGCATCGCCGGGGGCGACTGGGTGGTGGTCGAGACGCCGCAGGCCACCATGCGGGCGCGGGCGCGGCTCAACCCGAGCTTGGCTCCGGAGGTGGTCTGCTCCCAGTTCGGCTGGTGGCAGGCCTGCGAGCCGCTCGGACTGGGTGGCTACGACGCCGACGGCCCGGCCAGCTCCAACTACAACAACCTGATCGATCCCGATACCGCCGATCCGATCAGCGGGACGGTCGCTCTGCGCTCCTCCCTCTGCCAGATCCGCCGAGGAGATTCATGA
- a CDS encoding YncE family protein, whose translation MSAFGRLVVMVGCVALAGCAVPLPAATPLIPVVDLDQPFVFDGFSVLPPRGPNWFVAPPEAAEDNQVLVLGKLVRDTPPSTPAESRTVVAIAMLWDLRDTGPRSASELQRWSEQSRVLPGQRLSARHRLLTSSAEVEPALGATCVRYALSTEDEQVPRFPGSVFILSARGVRCLHPRWPRYAVDLSYSERYLRGLPPLAFDAEAESFFRSLRFTAERPIAASIIPIGNEPAGVAAGAGAAWVAQMGADAVRRIDVGTNEPAGEPIAVGRQPAGMAFGHGALWVTNRGSNTVSRIDPVTNRVIATVAVGTEPRQVAAGATGVWVANFEGETVTRIDPRSNQGVATVRVGKWPGGLAEGPGAIWVAVRHEHSLVRIDPVTHRIAARIPLGVPLHGVAVGEDAVWVAGGEGTAAVVARIDPRSNTVSARIPVDGVLGGVAVNPAGVWVSNFSSGSVWRIDPRSNTVAGKPLPVGKGPVWITIGEGAVWVGNRRSGTVARIDLP comes from the coding sequence GTGAGCGCGTTCGGCCGCCTCGTGGTCATGGTGGGCTGCGTGGCCCTGGCGGGCTGCGCGGTCCCTCTCCCCGCCGCCACTCCGCTCATCCCGGTGGTCGATCTCGATCAGCCCTTCGTGTTCGACGGCTTCTCCGTGCTGCCGCCCCGCGGCCCCAACTGGTTTGTCGCCCCGCCCGAGGCCGCCGAGGACAACCAGGTCCTCGTCCTCGGCAAGCTCGTCCGGGACACGCCGCCCAGTACGCCGGCCGAGTCGCGCACGGTGGTGGCCATCGCGATGCTGTGGGATCTGCGAGACACCGGTCCGCGCAGCGCGTCGGAGCTGCAGCGCTGGAGCGAGCAGTCCAGGGTCCTGCCCGGCCAGCGCCTCAGCGCGCGGCATCGTCTGCTCACCTCCTCGGCCGAGGTCGAGCCCGCGCTCGGCGCCACATGCGTCCGCTACGCGCTGTCGACGGAGGACGAGCAGGTGCCGCGCTTTCCCGGCTCCGTCTTCATCCTCAGCGCGCGCGGTGTGCGCTGCCTCCATCCGCGATGGCCACGTTACGCGGTGGACCTGAGCTACAGCGAGCGCTATCTCCGCGGGCTGCCACCGCTTGCCTTCGACGCCGAAGCGGAGTCGTTCTTCAGGAGCCTGCGCTTCACGGCCGAGCGCCCGATCGCGGCGTCGATCATCCCCATTGGGAACGAGCCGGCCGGCGTGGCCGCGGGTGCCGGCGCCGCCTGGGTGGCGCAGATGGGCGCCGACGCCGTCCGCCGCATCGACGTCGGGACGAACGAGCCGGCCGGCGAGCCGATCGCCGTCGGGCGTCAGCCCGCGGGCATGGCCTTCGGACACGGCGCCCTGTGGGTGACCAACCGCGGCTCCAACACCGTGTCGAGGATCGATCCCGTCACGAACAGGGTGATCGCCACCGTTGCCGTGGGCACCGAGCCGCGACAGGTGGCCGCGGGCGCCACGGGCGTGTGGGTGGCGAACTTCGAGGGCGAGACCGTGACGCGGATCGATCCCCGGTCGAACCAGGGGGTGGCGACGGTCCGCGTGGGCAAGTGGCCGGGCGGCCTCGCCGAAGGGCCCGGCGCCATCTGGGTCGCCGTCCGCCATGAACACTCCCTCGTCCGTATCGATCCCGTGACCCATCGGATCGCGGCGCGAATTCCGCTGGGTGTTCCGTTGCATGGGGTGGCCGTCGGAGAAGACGCGGTCTGGGTCGCGGGGGGCGAGGGCACCGCCGCCGTCGTAGCGCGCATCGATCCGCGGAGCAACACGGTGTCGGCGCGCATCCCCGTCGACGGCGTCCTCGGAGGGGTAGCAGTGAACCCCGCCGGTGTGTGGGTGAGCAACTTCTCGTCCGGCAGTGTGTGGAGAATCGATCCCCGCTCGAACACCGTGGCCGGCAAGCCGCTTCCCGTGGGCAAGGGACCGGTGTGGATCACCATCGGCGAAGGCGCCGTGTGGGTGGGCAACCGCCGGAGCGGCACGGTTGCGCGCATCGATCTGCCCTGA
- a CDS encoding peroxiredoxin-like family protein — MTIAESRPPVSPGEPAPDFTLPAVDRKETVSLADYRGRSPVFLALLIGLWCPFCRRQIAQMGATEGKLKALGVESLGIVATPPENARLYFKFRPTRLRLAADPELATHRAYGLPKPAPTPEMMKEMASVRINPTGEFPEPLPIAEAAAAVGKFDGYTNNETDQADLQRQWPQLKGQFLVDRDGIVRWANIECATEGLAGVGKFPSEEEILTVARALPRR, encoded by the coding sequence ATGACGATTGCTGAATCGCGCCCGCCAGTTTCGCCGGGCGAGCCGGCGCCCGACTTTACTCTCCCCGCCGTGGACAGAAAAGAGACCGTGTCGCTGGCGGACTATCGGGGCCGGAGCCCCGTGTTCCTCGCTCTGCTCATCGGGCTGTGGTGCCCCTTCTGCCGGCGGCAGATCGCGCAGATGGGGGCGACCGAGGGCAAGCTCAAGGCGCTCGGGGTGGAGTCGCTCGGGATCGTGGCCACCCCGCCGGAGAACGCCCGGCTCTACTTCAAGTTCCGCCCGACCCGTCTGCGCCTGGCCGCCGACCCGGAGCTGGCCACGCACCGCGCGTACGGCCTGCCCAAGCCGGCCCCGACCCCGGAGATGATGAAGGAGATGGCGTCGGTACGGATCAATCCCACCGGCGAGTTCCCCGAGCCTCTGCCAATCGCGGAGGCCGCCGCGGCCGTCGGGAAATTCGACGGCTACACGAACAACGAGACCGACCAGGCAGACCTCCAGCGACAGTGGCCCCAGCTCAAGGGCCAGTTCCTGGTCGATCGGGACGGCATCGTCCGGTGGGCCAACATCGAATGCGCGACCGAGGGCCTGGCCGGGGTCGGGAAATTCCCCTCCGAGGAGGAGATCCTCACCGTTGCGCGCGCCCTGCCGCGCCGCTGA
- a CDS encoding linear amide C-N hydrolase, with the protein MIHLKPRTMTRRHLFTVAGLGVAALVATPALSCTTVCLLDKERVVVAYNYDFHPPEGLVLVNKRGTSKISSLRTQGATWAATYGSVTFNQFGRDNPMTGINEKGLMVSQMWLDETRYPPADPRPVIGVLEWIQYNLDRHASVAELLANAETVRPASRQAPLHYLVADATGDAASVEFLDGRLVVHRGSAMPVRALANSTYADSVAAFERAKSKGEVPTSVSSLDRFVRAAMLAGGGNADPIARGFEILASVAQPNFTRWSIVYDLRAGEVHFRTEGNRAIRRVALAGFDFSCGTPVKMLDVTAGGAGDVGAEFVDYRLAANLALIESAFTKTPFLREVPAAARDALAAHPGTTSSCAAPN; encoded by the coding sequence ATGATTCACCTCAAGCCCCGCACCATGACCAGGCGTCACCTCTTCACAGTCGCCGGGCTCGGCGTCGCCGCGCTGGTCGCCACGCCTGCGCTGTCCTGCACCACCGTCTGTCTCCTTGACAAGGAGAGGGTCGTCGTCGCGTACAACTATGACTTCCATCCGCCCGAAGGGCTGGTCCTGGTCAACAAGCGCGGTACGAGCAAGATCAGCTCGCTCCGGACTCAGGGGGCGACCTGGGCCGCCACGTACGGCAGCGTTACGTTCAATCAGTTCGGCCGCGACAACCCGATGACCGGCATCAACGAGAAAGGCCTGATGGTCTCCCAGATGTGGCTGGACGAGACCAGGTACCCTCCCGCTGACCCTCGCCCGGTGATCGGTGTGCTCGAGTGGATCCAGTACAACCTGGACCGGCACGCCAGTGTCGCGGAGCTCCTGGCCAACGCCGAGACCGTGCGGCCGGCGAGCCGGCAGGCGCCGCTCCACTATCTCGTCGCGGATGCCACCGGTGATGCGGCGTCGGTCGAGTTCCTCGACGGTAGGCTCGTCGTCCATCGTGGCTCGGCCATGCCGGTCAGGGCGCTGGCCAACTCGACCTACGCCGACTCGGTCGCCGCCTTCGAAAGGGCCAAGAGCAAAGGCGAGGTGCCCACCTCCGTATCTTCGCTCGATCGGTTCGTGCGCGCCGCCATGCTGGCGGGCGGCGGCAACGCCGACCCGATCGCCCGTGGCTTCGAGATCCTTGCCTCGGTCGCGCAACCGAACTTCACGCGCTGGAGCATCGTCTACGACCTCCGCGCCGGCGAGGTCCATTTCAGAACCGAGGGCAATCGGGCGATCCGGCGTGTCGCCTTGGCCGGTTTCGACTTCTCCTGCGGCACACCGGTCAAGATGCTCGACGTGACCGCCGGAGGCGCCGGTGACGTGGGCGCCGAGTTTGTCGACTACCGCCTGGCCGCCAATCTCGCCCTCATCGAGTCAGCCTTCACGAAGACGCCGTTCCTGCGGGAGGTCCCGGCCGCGGCGAGAGACGCGCTGGCCGCGCATCCCGGGACGACGTCGTCGTGCGCCGCGCCAAACTGA
- a CDS encoding phage tail sheath subtilisin-like domain-containing protein produces MPEYLAPGVFLEEMSIQPKPIEGVPTGTTGIIGPCSKGPIKRATLVTSLTAFERTYGSGRRLRLEGGTVSPNYTWHAARAFFKEGGRRLHVARVPRWQARDCENALKCFETIGEISIVAAPGSTFWHEDGRTGTAIAKALIEHAERMRYRFAVLDSGPGPSIDYVRAIRATFTSAKAALYYPWVRVKNPKSSRELSLPPSGFVAGIYARGDLARGVGKAPANEMVKLAVGLDHNVTKAEQAVLNGESINCIRAFGPRDFRVWAARTLSADPEWKYVNTRRYFIYLEASIDRGTQWTVFEPNAEPLWAKIRRTVENFLTSEWRSGSLPGRRPEEAFFVQCDRSTMTPGDLDQGRLICVVGVAVVRPAEFVIFRIGQWTADRREPCRP; encoded by the coding sequence ATGCCGGAATATCTCGCGCCGGGCGTTTTCCTCGAGGAGATGTCGATCCAGCCGAAGCCGATCGAAGGGGTGCCGACCGGCACGACCGGAATCATCGGCCCTTGCTCCAAGGGCCCCATCAAGAGGGCGACCCTCGTCACCAGCCTCACAGCCTTCGAGCGGACGTATGGAAGCGGCCGCAGACTTCGGCTCGAGGGCGGCACCGTCAGCCCGAACTACACGTGGCATGCCGCGCGCGCCTTCTTCAAGGAAGGCGGACGTCGTCTCCACGTCGCGCGCGTTCCCCGCTGGCAGGCCCGCGACTGCGAGAACGCGTTGAAGTGCTTCGAAACCATCGGGGAGATCTCGATCGTCGCGGCACCCGGGTCGACCTTCTGGCATGAGGACGGCAGAACGGGAACGGCCATCGCCAAGGCGCTGATCGAGCACGCGGAGCGGATGCGGTACCGATTCGCCGTCCTGGACTCAGGCCCCGGGCCGTCGATCGACTACGTCCGGGCCATCCGCGCGACCTTCACCTCCGCGAAGGCCGCGCTGTATTACCCGTGGGTGCGCGTGAAGAACCCCAAGAGCAGCCGCGAACTGTCCCTGCCCCCGAGCGGCTTCGTCGCCGGCATCTACGCGCGGGGCGATCTCGCCCGCGGCGTGGGCAAGGCGCCCGCGAACGAGATGGTCAAGCTGGCCGTTGGACTCGACCACAACGTCACCAAGGCGGAGCAGGCGGTGCTCAACGGGGAGTCCATCAACTGCATCCGTGCCTTCGGGCCGCGCGACTTCCGGGTCTGGGCCGCGCGAACGTTGAGCGCAGACCCAGAATGGAAGTACGTCAACACCCGCCGCTACTTCATCTATCTGGAGGCGTCGATCGACAGGGGCACGCAATGGACCGTCTTCGAGCCGAACGCCGAGCCGCTCTGGGCCAAGATCAGGCGAACGGTGGAGAACTTTCTGACGAGCGAGTGGCGATCCGGCAGCTTGCCCGGCCGCAGGCCGGAAGAAGCCTTCTTCGTGCAGTGCGACCGCTCGACGATGACACCGGGCGACCTTGACCAGGGGCGGCTCATCTGCGTCGTCGGCGTCGCGGTGGTGCGGCCGGCGGAGTTCGTCATCTTCCGCATCGGGCAATGGACCGCTGATCGCCGGGAGCCGTGCCGACCCTAA